Proteins encoded within one genomic window of Mesobacillus subterraneus:
- a CDS encoding murein hydrolase activator EnvC family protein — protein MKKQILSLAVVSTLSLGSLLSPLTVDQVTAASISEMQKQKKELEQKRSGITSEINEKDSKIGELQNEQQVLNDQIKKLDFAVSDAEQKIAAKNKEISQTTEEIAVLEVEITELKKRIEKRNELLKDKARSFQENGGTVNYIDVLLGAQSFSDFVDRVGAVTTIVNADKDILEQHRQDKQDLETKQQQVEAKLNSLKDMKKELEALTVQLNAQIKEKNELMSSLKHEEEQMHAAKLDLAEAADVLAAQEAAFAQAIELEKKRQAERARQAELERQRKAAEAAAAAKSSGGSSSAPAPEPVVSEPPSSGGMIIMPASGRVTSGIGQRWGTFHAGVDIANRGSNVPIYAAADGVVIRSYYSSSYGNAIFVAHSINGQTWTTVYAHMSNRSVSSGAVVSRGQRIGTMGNTGQSYGQHLHFELHKGSWNASKTNAVNPAAYW, from the coding sequence GTGAAAAAGCAGATACTCTCACTAGCAGTAGTCAGTACTTTAAGCCTGGGTTCTTTGCTAAGCCCATTAACCGTAGATCAAGTCACAGCAGCCAGCATTTCAGAAATGCAAAAACAGAAGAAAGAGCTCGAACAAAAACGTTCAGGCATTACTTCTGAGATTAATGAGAAGGATTCTAAGATTGGTGAACTGCAAAACGAACAGCAGGTGTTGAATGACCAAATCAAGAAGCTTGATTTTGCTGTAAGTGATGCCGAACAGAAAATTGCAGCAAAGAACAAGGAAATTTCTCAGACAACCGAAGAGATTGCAGTATTAGAAGTAGAAATTACAGAATTGAAGAAGCGTATTGAAAAACGCAATGAATTGCTTAAAGACAAGGCACGTTCTTTCCAGGAAAACGGAGGAACAGTTAACTATATTGATGTATTGCTGGGAGCGCAAAGCTTCAGCGACTTCGTTGACCGAGTTGGTGCAGTTACAACAATTGTAAATGCAGATAAGGATATCCTTGAACAGCACAGACAGGATAAACAAGATCTTGAAACGAAGCAACAGCAAGTGGAAGCGAAGCTTAATAGTTTAAAAGATATGAAGAAAGAGCTGGAGGCTCTGACAGTTCAGTTGAATGCACAAATCAAAGAAAAGAATGAACTTATGAGCTCCCTTAAGCATGAAGAGGAGCAGATGCATGCTGCTAAGTTAGATTTGGCGGAGGCTGCAGATGTCTTGGCGGCACAGGAAGCTGCATTTGCACAGGCGATAGAATTGGAGAAAAAGCGTCAAGCCGAGAGAGCAAGACAGGCTGAACTTGAAAGACAAAGAAAAGCTGCAGAAGCGGCGGCAGCAGCTAAGAGCAGTGGCGGCAGCAGTTCAGCGCCAGCTCCAGAGCCAGTTGTGTCAGAACCACCTTCTTCCGGCGGAATGATTATAATGCCGGCAAGTGGACGCGTAACATCTGGTATTGGCCAGCGCTGGGGTACTTTCCATGCTGGTGTAGATATTGCCAACCGAGGATCTAATGTACCTATTTATGCAGCAGCAGACGGAGTCGTCATCCGTTCTTACTATTCTTCTAGCTACGGAAATGCTATTTTTGTAGCACACTCAATCAACGGTCAAACTTGGACTACTGTTTACGCACATATGAGCAATCGATCTGTTAGCAGCGGCGCAGTCGTTTCCAGAGGACAAAGAATCGGCACAATGGGCAACACTGGACAATCTTACGGCCAGCACTTGCACTTCGAGCTTCATAAAGGCTCTTGGAATGCGTCTAAAACAAACGCTGTTAATCCAGCTGCATACTGGTAA
- a CDS encoding YitT family protein: MKKRRNHTFNPTLEKLFEYVYVLIGSAIVAVSFNVFLLPNRVASGGVSGISTILDATLGWEPAYVQWAFNIPLFIAGVVLLGRQYGYKTLAGIIFLPFVVFLTSDVKPWTLDPLLGSLFGGIGVGLGLGIVFRGNASTGGTDLAAQIIHKYTGLSLGTCVALIDGLIVLSAAIVFDIERGLYALIGLYVTSKTIDLVQVGIGRSKMAMVITNQQDEVREAILNKIDRGVTKLSAYGGYTDQERPIIMCVVDQTEFTKLKQLVQSIDPSAFVIVMDASEVLGEGFKRA; encoded by the coding sequence TTGAAGAAAAGGCGTAATCATACATTCAATCCAACTTTAGAGAAGCTTTTTGAATATGTATATGTGCTCATAGGATCGGCGATTGTGGCAGTTTCGTTCAATGTGTTCTTGCTGCCGAACCGGGTTGCTTCCGGAGGAGTCAGCGGGATCAGTACGATTTTGGACGCGACGCTAGGCTGGGAGCCGGCATATGTCCAGTGGGCGTTTAATATACCGTTGTTTATTGCAGGGGTTGTTTTACTTGGGAGGCAATATGGATATAAAACTCTTGCAGGAATCATTTTTCTTCCATTTGTTGTGTTTCTGACGAGTGATGTAAAGCCGTGGACGCTCGATCCTTTGCTGGGATCATTATTCGGCGGAATTGGTGTTGGTCTCGGTCTTGGCATTGTTTTTAGAGGAAATGCGTCAACTGGCGGTACGGATTTGGCAGCGCAGATCATTCACAAGTACACAGGACTTTCGCTTGGTACGTGCGTGGCGTTGATTGATGGTCTAATTGTATTATCTGCAGCGATTGTATTTGATATCGAACGAGGTCTTTACGCATTGATCGGGCTTTATGTAACTAGTAAAACAATCGACCTTGTACAGGTTGGCATCGGGCGCTCTAAGATGGCAATGGTCATTACAAACCAACAAGATGAAGTTCGTGAAGCGATTTTGAATAAAATAGACCGTGGAGTGACAAAACTATCAGCATACGGAGGCTATACGGACCAGGAAAGGCCAATTATCATGTGTGTCGTCGATCAGACGGAGTTCACAAAATTGAAACAATTGGTCCAATCCATTGATCCATCTGCATTTGTGATTGTCATGGATGCTTCCGAAGTATTGGGTGAGGGTTTTAAAAGAGCATGA
- a CDS encoding PDZ domain-containing protein translates to MAQDWFIELLKGTGRLLLHPVFYYSIFLAAVLGVSRVKRERKNFTVRAKDAYFELRQLFPLGLLVGLIISILTIAAGIAIPFGAIVLVAAATLLLSIFTKVRLLTPTYTIGAAFFALIFLSGKEIDLPLAGDLFSNLDDKIYPSIAILLALFTIGEGILILRNGQKGTSPKLIKSKRGQTVGVHEVKRLWVVPAFMLIPGNILAMPFDWWPVFTLGDNTYSLILVPFAIGLHQQIQGMLPKEAVRQLGGRVVGLGILITLIAAAGYWYPIAAIVAVAMAMIGREALTFMQRMQEENMPFYFSKKNHGVMILGILPESPADKMALAVGELVTKVNGTNVHDEQTFYEALSRNRAHCKLEVLDTNGQIRFVQRALYEGDHHELGILFVLDEKKWDNAVI, encoded by the coding sequence GTGGCACAGGATTGGTTCATTGAACTTTTGAAAGGGACGGGCAGGCTTCTGCTTCACCCTGTGTTCTATTATTCTATATTTTTGGCGGCGGTCCTTGGTGTTTCGCGCGTGAAGCGGGAGCGTAAGAATTTCACGGTGAGGGCGAAGGATGCTTATTTTGAGCTAAGACAGCTGTTTCCGCTTGGGTTGCTGGTCGGACTGATCATCTCAATCCTGACAATTGCGGCGGGGATCGCGATTCCATTCGGAGCTATTGTTTTAGTTGCCGCGGCAACTTTGCTATTGAGCATATTTACAAAAGTCAGGTTGCTTACGCCTACGTATACAATTGGTGCTGCATTTTTCGCATTGATCTTCCTATCGGGAAAAGAAATCGATCTTCCTTTAGCCGGGGACTTATTTTCAAACCTTGATGATAAAATCTATCCGTCTATTGCGATTTTGTTAGCATTGTTCACAATCGGCGAAGGCATCCTTATCTTAAGAAATGGGCAAAAGGGAACTTCTCCTAAATTAATCAAGAGCAAGCGCGGTCAGACGGTCGGTGTCCACGAGGTAAAACGCCTCTGGGTTGTACCGGCATTTATGCTCATTCCGGGCAACATCCTGGCGATGCCGTTCGACTGGTGGCCTGTGTTCACGCTTGGAGACAATACATATTCATTGATTCTTGTTCCATTTGCGATTGGATTGCATCAGCAAATCCAGGGCATGCTGCCAAAAGAAGCTGTCCGTCAGCTCGGGGGCAGAGTAGTTGGTCTTGGGATCCTGATCACGCTGATTGCCGCAGCCGGATACTGGTACCCAATAGCAGCGATCGTTGCTGTCGCAATGGCGATGATCGGCCGTGAAGCCTTGACATTCATGCAGCGGATGCAGGAAGAGAACATGCCGTTCTATTTTTCGAAAAAGAACCATGGTGTGATGATTCTCGGTATCCTGCCGGAATCCCCTGCGGATAAAATGGCATTAGCCGTAGGCGAGCTTGTCACAAAGGTCAACGGCACGAATGTCCATGATGAACAGACCTTTTACGAGGCCCTTTCACGCAACAGGGCCCATTGCAAGCTGGAAGTCCTTGATACAAACGGGCAAATCCGCTTTGTACAAAGGGCTCTGTATGAAGGTGATCACCACGAATTAGGCATCCTTTTTGTTTTGGATGAGAAAAAGTGGGATAATGCCGTTATTTAA
- the ftsE gene encoding cell division ATP-binding protein FtsE — MIDMQDVYKTYRNGITAANGINVHIDAGEFLYVVGPSGAGKSTFIKMMYREVKPTQGSIIINGVDLAKLKDSKVPLLRRNIGVVFQDFKLLNTLSVYENVAFAMEVIEEQPQYIKKRVMETLELVGLKHKARALPTELSGGEQQRVAIARSIVNAPKVVIADEPTGNLDPDTSWEIMNIFEEINLRGTTIVMATHNKEIVNTIKHRVIAIENGRIARDEVKGDYGYES; from the coding sequence ATGATAGATATGCAGGATGTTTACAAAACATACCGAAACGGCATCACTGCCGCTAACGGGATCAATGTTCATATAGATGCAGGTGAATTTTTATACGTAGTGGGACCCAGCGGTGCTGGAAAATCTACTTTTATAAAAATGATGTACCGTGAAGTTAAGCCTACTCAAGGGTCGATCATTATTAATGGTGTCGATCTGGCAAAGCTAAAGGACAGCAAAGTACCATTGCTGCGCCGGAATATTGGTGTTGTGTTCCAGGACTTCAAATTGCTTAACACTCTTTCTGTCTATGAAAATGTCGCTTTTGCGATGGAAGTAATCGAGGAACAGCCGCAATATATCAAGAAGCGCGTCATGGAAACTTTGGAACTTGTAGGGCTTAAGCATAAAGCAAGAGCGCTTCCTACTGAGCTTTCAGGCGGGGAGCAGCAGCGTGTTGCCATTGCTCGTTCAATAGTGAACGCACCAAAGGTGGTAATCGCCGATGAACCTACGGGAAACCTTGATCCAGATACTTCATGGGAAATCATGAACATATTTGAAGAGATTAATCTGAGGGGAACCACGATTGTCATGGCAACTCACAACAAAGAAATCGTCAACACAATCAAGCATCGCGTCATTGCGATTGAAAATGGCCGGATTGCCCGTGACGAAGTGAAAGGTGACTACGGATATGAAAGCTAG
- a CDS encoding HD-GYP domain-containing protein — MRLVSIHNCEEGFILAKPIYDQSSRILLSAGSVMTDSFIQRLKDKNVHHIYVKSEITEDVEVNDDLNPKLRFEAVQKLSEVFNTLQAGKTGKNAALGRVRSIRNMSEVFSQIMNEMNSSKHLLNLLSHMQSSVDTMFDHSINTGLYSLTMGRHLGLKEKELQILGLGALYHDIGKLQLECVTKDNRKEWESHPDLAFQALRKESSLHLLVAHCAYQHHEHVDGSGFPRGLKGKDIHLFAKIIAVAEAFDYLINSKSLLPHEAMEVIVARTFTRYDHDVVEAFKNAIAIYPIGVTVILNTGESGVVIAYNNKYPQRPVVRVFKDRYGKKINEFYNIDLMTSLNTMIVKCDAVIEREPVKS; from the coding sequence ATGAGATTGGTTTCCATACATAACTGTGAGGAAGGGTTCATCCTTGCAAAGCCAATATATGACCAAAGCAGCCGTATTTTGTTAAGTGCGGGCAGTGTCATGACTGACAGCTTTATTCAAAGACTAAAAGATAAGAATGTGCACCATATTTATGTTAAATCCGAAATTACGGAAGATGTTGAAGTGAATGACGATTTAAACCCTAAGCTAAGATTTGAAGCGGTCCAGAAATTATCAGAGGTCTTTAATACTCTCCAAGCGGGGAAAACAGGAAAGAATGCCGCTTTAGGACGGGTAAGATCGATTCGAAATATGTCTGAGGTTTTCAGTCAAATCATGAACGAGATGAATTCATCCAAACATCTTCTGAATTTACTGAGCCATATGCAATCTTCTGTCGATACCATGTTTGATCATTCTATTAATACGGGTCTATATTCTTTGACAATGGGAAGGCATCTTGGTCTAAAAGAGAAGGAACTGCAAATTTTAGGTCTGGGTGCTCTATACCATGATATTGGGAAGCTTCAACTGGAGTGTGTAACGAAGGATAATCGTAAAGAATGGGAAAGTCATCCTGACCTGGCATTCCAAGCTCTCAGGAAAGAATCAAGCCTGCACCTGCTGGTGGCTCATTGCGCATACCAGCATCATGAACATGTTGATGGGTCTGGGTTTCCGAGAGGGTTAAAGGGAAAGGATATTCACTTATTCGCAAAAATCATAGCGGTTGCAGAAGCTTTCGACTATTTAATCAACAGTAAGAGTTTACTGCCCCACGAGGCGATGGAGGTAATTGTTGCGCGCACCTTTACGCGTTACGATCACGATGTAGTAGAAGCGTTTAAAAATGCGATTGCTATTTATCCTATTGGTGTAACCGTGATCCTGAATACTGGTGAAAGTGGCGTAGTGATTGCTTACAATAACAAATATCCACAGCGTCCAGTAGTGAGGGTATTTAAAGATCGGTACGGCAAAAAAATAAATGAATTTTATAATATTGACCTTATGACTTCTTTAAATACAATGATTGTTAAATGCGATGCTGTAATTGAAAGAGAACCTGTTAAGAGCTAG
- a CDS encoding S41 family peptidase, with protein sequence MERKWIAFLMAGSLLTGAGSTYAGMQWYESKAGVLERQIVPQKDHGGAQAGDASSLEKVEQAYSLIFNSYVEKVDEEELIEGAIQGMLSTLEDPYSVYMDKETAKQFNETLESSFEGIGAEVSTIDGKIVIVSPFKNSPAEKAGLKPNDQILKVDGESIVGLDLYEATLKIRGKKGTPVVLEIERKGLKDPLNVKVIRDEIPQITVHADMKKVNGEKIGYMEITSFSEDTSKEFSKELKAFEKEGMDALLIDVRGNPGGLLSSVEEILRELVSKEKPLYQIEERNGDKTRYFSNLEKAKQYPIAVLTDDGSASASEILAGALKEAGGYPVIGEKSFGKGTVQQAVPMGDGSNIKLTLFKWLTPDGNWIHQKGIEPTVEVNQPALYDTHPIQAEKPLKLDMNNEQVKNAQEILAGLGFEPGRTDGYFNGMTEIAVKAFQRKNGMTVTGVIDAKTASALEDGARKAMKQEENDLQLQTALRLLAK encoded by the coding sequence ATGGAGCGTAAGTGGATTGCCTTTTTGATGGCGGGCTCGCTGCTGACGGGAGCAGGAAGTACATACGCCGGCATGCAATGGTATGAGAGCAAGGCGGGTGTTCTGGAACGCCAGATTGTGCCGCAGAAGGATCATGGTGGTGCACAGGCAGGCGATGCGAGCAGTCTTGAAAAAGTTGAGCAGGCATACAGTTTGATTTTTAACAGTTATGTAGAAAAGGTTGATGAAGAAGAATTGATCGAAGGTGCGATACAGGGCATGCTTTCTACCCTGGAGGATCCGTATTCCGTTTATATGGACAAGGAAACGGCTAAACAATTCAATGAGACGCTGGAATCTTCCTTTGAGGGAATTGGTGCTGAAGTCAGTACGATTGATGGGAAAATCGTGATTGTTTCTCCTTTTAAGAATTCTCCAGCTGAAAAAGCAGGCTTGAAGCCGAATGATCAAATTTTGAAGGTTGATGGCGAAAGTATTGTGGGGCTTGATTTATATGAAGCCACTTTGAAAATCCGCGGCAAAAAGGGGACGCCTGTTGTTCTTGAAATTGAGCGCAAGGGCTTGAAGGATCCGCTGAATGTAAAAGTGATTCGTGATGAAATTCCGCAGATTACCGTCCATGCCGATATGAAAAAGGTGAACGGCGAGAAGATTGGCTATATGGAGATTACCTCTTTTTCAGAGGATACCTCTAAAGAGTTTAGTAAGGAACTTAAGGCTTTTGAAAAAGAAGGGATGGATGCGCTGCTGATTGATGTGCGCGGCAACCCTGGGGGATTGCTCTCCAGTGTGGAAGAAATCTTGCGTGAATTGGTTTCAAAGGAGAAGCCGCTGTATCAGATTGAAGAGCGCAACGGCGATAAGACACGCTATTTCTCCAACCTGGAAAAAGCGAAACAATATCCGATTGCCGTGCTGACGGACGATGGCAGTGCATCTGCCTCGGAAATTCTGGCCGGCGCATTGAAAGAAGCAGGCGGTTATCCAGTCATTGGCGAGAAGAGCTTCGGCAAAGGGACAGTACAGCAGGCTGTGCCGATGGGGGATGGCAGCAATATCAAGCTGACGCTGTTCAAATGGCTGACACCTGACGGCAACTGGATTCATCAAAAGGGCATCGAGCCAACAGTCGAAGTCAATCAGCCAGCGCTGTACGATACCCACCCAATTCAAGCGGAAAAACCGCTCAAGCTGGACATGAATAATGAGCAAGTGAAAAATGCCCAGGAAATCCTTGCGGGACTCGGATTTGAGCCGGGCCGTACCGATGGCTATTTTAACGGCATGACTGAAATTGCCGTCAAAGCATTCCAGCGGAAAAATGGCATGACCGTTACAGGTGTGATTGACGCAAAAACAGCTTCCGCACTCGAGGATGGTGCCAGAAAAGCAATGAAACAAGAAGAAAACGACCTTCAGCTGCAGACAGCGTTGCGGCTGCTGGCAAAATAG
- the ftsX gene encoding permease-like cell division protein FtsX, whose amino-acid sequence MKARTFRRHVRESFKSLGRNGWMTFASVSAVTVTLLLVGIFFVIMMNLNKVATTIEEDVEIRVHVDVAANDKDKEVLEQRINQVSGIKSVTYSSKEQELESLIKSLGDEGEAFQLFEQDNPLNDVFVVKTKNPTDTMKVAKRIEKLEYVTTVKYGQGKVEKLFSFIKVSRNVGLILIVGLLFTAMFLISNTIKITIMARKREIEIMRLVGATNGFIRWPFFLEGLWLGILGAVVPIAVVSAAYYYAYDFINERLKDHFIKLLEFNPFVYQLSAILIIMGAAIGIWGSLMSVRKFLKV is encoded by the coding sequence ATGAAAGCTAGAACATTTCGCCGCCATGTCCGCGAGAGCTTTAAGAGCCTAGGGCGGAACGGCTGGATGACGTTTGCCTCCGTTAGTGCCGTTACAGTTACCTTGCTTTTGGTCGGTATCTTTTTCGTCATTATGATGAATTTAAATAAAGTCGCAACCACGATTGAGGAAGATGTAGAAATCCGAGTCCATGTGGATGTAGCAGCGAACGACAAAGATAAAGAGGTATTGGAACAGCGGATCAACCAGGTTTCTGGTATAAAAAGTGTGACCTATTCTTCCAAGGAACAAGAACTTGAGAGTCTAATCAAGAGTCTTGGAGATGAAGGGGAAGCCTTCCAGCTGTTTGAACAGGACAATCCTTTGAACGATGTGTTCGTCGTAAAGACGAAAAACCCTACTGACACAATGAAAGTTGCCAAGCGAATCGAGAAACTCGAATATGTCACTACTGTAAAGTATGGACAAGGCAAGGTTGAAAAATTATTCAGTTTTATTAAAGTAAGCCGCAATGTAGGACTCATTCTGATTGTCGGTCTTCTTTTTACAGCGATGTTCTTAATCTCTAACACGATCAAAATTACGATCATGGCACGTAAGCGAGAGATTGAAATTATGAGACTTGTAGGCGCTACAAACGGTTTTATAAGATGGCCGTTCTTCCTGGAAGGTCTCTGGTTAGGAATTCTGGGAGCTGTGGTGCCGATTGCGGTAGTTTCGGCTGCATACTATTATGCTTACGATTTTATAAATGAAAGATTGAAGGACCATTTCATTAAATTGCTTGAATTCAACCCGTTTGTTTACCAGTTATCAGCCATCCTGATCATAATGGGAGCGGCAATTGGAATCTGGGGAAGTCTCATGTCCGTCCGCAAGTTCTTGAAAGTGTAA